The Armatimonadota bacterium region TGAACGGGTCATTGCGCTGGTGGAGAAATATTTCGGAGGCATCCCCGCTCAACCTCTGCCAGAGAGGCGCATTCCCGAAGAGCCCCCGCAGCGTGGCGTTCGGCGCGTGGTGGTGAAGATGCCTGCCAATCCGCAGATGCTGATGGGATTCCACAAGCCCAGTGCGCCCCACGAAGACGATGTGGTGTTCGAGGTGATACAGGGCATTCTCACACGGGGACGCACCTCGCGACTGTACCGCGAGCTGGTGGAGAAGCAGAAAGTGGCGTTGAGCGTCTCTGCTTATTCCGTACCGGGTGACCGCTATCCCAATCTGTTCGTCATCGATGCCGTGCCACGCTATCCGCACACCGTACAGGAACTGGAGCAGGCAATCTGGCGTGAGATAGGACGGCTGCGCACCCAGCCGGTTACCGAAGCGGAGCTGAACCGGATGCGTACCTGGGCGGAGGCGGATTTCATTCGGGAACTGCGTTCTAATGAGGGGATGGCAACCCAGCTGCTGTGGGCAGACGCAGTGCTGGGCGACTGGCGTGAGCTGTTTCGCTTCGTGGAGCGCGTGCGCAAGGTGACCGCTCAGGATGTGATGCGTGTGGCGCGAAAGTACCTGCATCGGGAGAACTGCACCATCGCCGTGCTGGAACCCACATCGGAGGCAAGCCAATGAGTAGAAGCCGTCGTGCTTTGTCCCCTGGGGAAGGGCGAGGTTTCGTCCGAGGCGTTTATTGCCTGGCGCTCACAGTGATCGCATGGTGCTTGTGCTGGACGGCAGACGCTTCCGTCCCACCTACCGGTATCGAGTACCCTCCCCTGCAGTATTCCCTGCCGAAGCCGGAACGCATCACGTTGCCGAACGGCGTGGTGGTCTACCTGCTGGAGGACCACGATCTGCCGCTGGTAGATGTGGAGGTGCGTCTGCGTGGAGGGCGGCTGTACGAGCCGACACAGAAAGCGGGGCTGAGTACCGTTTTCATACGAGCCTGGCGAAACGGAGGCACTCTTGCCCGCTCGCCAGAGGCGTTCCATACCGCCCTGGAGGACATGGCAGCGATTCTGGACATCACCGACGAGGGGGACACCATCGGCATCACCCTCTCCACACTGACGAGGGACTGGCGTAAAGGGCTGGGTTTGCTCGCGGAGTGGATACGAACTCCTGCGTTTCACGAGGAGCAAGTGAACCTGGCGAAGGCGCGTACCATCGAGGAGATCCGGCGTCGTCACGACGATATCGCAGGAATCGCCAGCCGGGAGTTTGCCGGACTGGTGTACGGGGTAGACCACCCGCTGGGACGGTTGCCCACTGTACAAACGGTTCAGAGGATAACGCGCCGTGATCTGCTGGAATGGCACCGCAAGCTGGTGACGCCTCGCAACCTCTGGATCGCGGTCACTGGTGACATCGATCGGCGGGCGGTGCTCGAGGAGATACGTCGGTTGTTTGGTCACTGGAACGGCACTCAGCCTGCGCTGCCTCCGGTTCCGTTGCCCAAAGAGCGGAGCGCCGTGATGGGTTTCATTGCGAAGCAGGCAGAGCAAGCGCATGTGCGCGTGGGGCATTTGGGGGTGCCTCGCGGCATTCCTGAGCGTGCTGCGCTGGACGTGCTGAACTACATCCTGGGCGGGTCATTCACCTCACGACTCACCCAGGAGATACGCGATAAACGAGGGCTGGCTTATGCGGTGTGGAGCAGCTTCGCGCCTGCCAATCCGAGAGGGCTGTTTGTGATGGGATGTCAGACCAAAAGCGAGTCGGCGGAGGAGGTTATCCAGCAGATGAAGGAACAGGCGCGTCGCCTCACCGAGGAGCCACCCAGCGAGGAAGAGCTGCAGCAGGCGAAGGAAAGCCTCATCAACTCCTTTGTCTTCCGCTTCCCGACGGCGAGTGATGCTGTCTCCGCGCAGATGCTTCTGGAAATACACGGACTGCCCCATGACACCTATGATACCTACATCACGCGCGTACAGGCGGTTACCGCGCAGGACGTGCTGGCGGTGGCGCGAAAGACTATCCATCCTGACCGCCTGATGGTGCTGGTTGTTGGCGACGGCAAAAGACTGGCACAGGTGGCAGCGCAGGCGAAGCGGCTACAGGCAAGGTAAATGATGGAGGAAGGCGAACGGATGACCATTCTCGGCTTCGATCCCGGCACAGCCATCACAGGCTACGGCGTTTTGCGGCAGGAGGGGCAGAAGCTGAAGGCGTTGACCTTCGGTTGTATCACCACGCCTGCCAATCTCGCCGCGCCCCGCCGACTGCAGCGCATCTACGAAGAGGTCTGCCGTTTGCTGGAGGAATACCAGCCGGATGTGGTGGTCACCGAGAGGCTCTTTTTTAACCGCAACGAGACCACCGCGCTGAGCGTGGGGCGAACGATAGGGGTCATTCTGCTGGCGGTAGCACAGCGGGATGTCGAGTGGGTGGAGTATACACCGTTACAGGTCAAAACGACAGTGGTCGGCTACGGTGGTGCGGAAAAAAAGCAGATACAGTATATGGTCACGAAGCTGCTGGGGCTCTCCGAAACACCCAAGCCCGATGATGCTGCCGACGCACTTGCGGTGGCATTGTGCCATGCGCACAGCGCGTGGGCGAGGGGACTGGAAGCGCGCGGGAGGTAAACCGGAAATGGATGTGCTACGCATTCTGATATGGGTGCTGGGTGGACTGGTTATCGTGATGCTGGTGTGGCGAGTGGTGCGGCTGGCGCGACTGCTGGAGAGGCGTATCGAGGAGTACGATGAAAAGGAACGTTCGGAGGTGGAACGCAATCTGTTTGCCGAGCTGTCGGAGCTCTACTCTCAGGAACCTCCCCAAAGAGGTGACGGCAAGCCGCGGCGTTTGTAAGAAGCCATCTCAATCGCCGACTGCTGCATATCCTTCCACATCTCCTCTACAGTGACGAACCGATAACCCCGCCGACGCATCTCCCTTACGAACTCAGGAAGCACCTCCACGGTCTGGGGGACTTTCTCGTGCAACAGGATGATGCTGCCCGGTCTCACGTGCGCGAACAGTCGCTGCCGGAGTGTTTTGGCGGATGGTCGCTTATAATCAGCAGGGTCGTCTGTCCACATAACTGTCACGTAGCCACTGAACTGGGCCACCTGTCGCACTACGTGGTTGGTCATACCGCCGGGCGGACGGATAAAACGTGGCACACGTCCTGTGACGCGCCATATCGCTGCGGCACCCGCTTCTATTTCTTTCTGCACCATGCCCAGAGGCATCT contains the following coding sequences:
- a CDS encoding crossover junction endodeoxyribonuclease RuvC, translated to MTILGFDPGTAITGYGVLRQEGQKLKALTFGCITTPANLAAPRRLQRIYEEVCRLLEEYQPDVVVTERLFFNRNETTALSVGRTIGVILLAVAQRDVEWVEYTPLQVKTTVVGYGGAEKKQIQYMVTKLLGLSETPKPDDAADALAVALCHAHSAWARGLEARGR
- a CDS encoding peptidase M16; amino-acid sequence: MSRSRRALSPGEGRGFVRGVYCLALTVIAWCLCWTADASVPPTGIEYPPLQYSLPKPERITLPNGVVVYLLEDHDLPLVDVEVRLRGGRLYEPTQKAGLSTVFIRAWRNGGTLARSPEAFHTALEDMAAILDITDEGDTIGITLSTLTRDWRKGLGLLAEWIRTPAFHEEQVNLAKARTIEEIRRRHDDIAGIASREFAGLVYGVDHPLGRLPTVQTVQRITRRDLLEWHRKLVTPRNLWIAVTGDIDRRAVLEEIRRLFGHWNGTQPALPPVPLPKERSAVMGFIAKQAEQAHVRVGHLGVPRGIPERAALDVLNYILGGSFTSRLTQEIRDKRGLAYAVWSSFAPANPRGLFVMGCQTKSESAEEVIQQMKEQARRLTEEPPSEEELQQAKESLINSFVFRFPTASDAVSAQMLLEIHGLPHDTYDTYITRVQAVTAQDVLAVARKTIHPDRLMVLVVGDGKRLAQVAAQAKRLQAR